The following DNA comes from Erigeron canadensis isolate Cc75 chromosome 3, C_canadensis_v1, whole genome shotgun sequence.
ACTCTGTATCATTTTTGATTAGCGTTGGTGCAATTGCAGGGCTTACAACAACTCTACTGGTTGGCCTTTATGTTCAGGTGAGCATTTCTGAccttttcatttgttttatacTTATGTTATTAATAGCTCATTAACTTGAAAGTTTCATGGTAAGCAGTCTCGCTTGTATCTTGGGCTTGGAAGGGATGGTTTGCTACCTGCCATATTTGCTAAGGTTCATCCAATACGACATACTCCTATCCACTCTCAGATCTGGGTTGGAATTGTTGCTTGTGTTTTGGCTGGGCTGTTAAATGTGACTCTGCTATCACATATTCTCTCAGTTGGATCTCTGGTATCCGTTTTTGTTTATCTatctattttatacataaaagcTTGTTGATCAGCTTTGCAGTACATATTTAATTGACATTAATTTCAGATAATGACACCATACTAGTTTTGGATGTAGGCTGGCTATTCGGTTGTTGCAGCATGTGTGATGACTCTTCGATGGGATGATAATGTTGATACTCAAGTCTCAACCATCTCAATGTCAAAGAGGACGGAAGGCATCACTTGCATCACTGTGATTGCTTGTTGTGGTTTTGCTGCTGGAATCCTCTACCGTTATGGTGTTTCCACTTTTGCTTATGTATTTCTTATTGTACCGGTACTTATTGCAATACTTGCTGCTGCAAATCTTCAATTTAGGCTGGTAAGTGGAGTCAATTTTATTAGATATGTATTTGACAAATTGGCAAAATACATGAGTTTGATCATTTAATTGGTGTCTTCACTAAGTTTTGAttgtattttttgttctttgtaCTCTGTAATCAAGCTTTTTCTTATTTCATGCAGGTCTATAAAGATCCACCTGGTTTTTCTTGCCCAGGTGTTCCAATAGTGCCTGCTGTTTGCATCTTCTTTAACATATTTCTTTTCGCTCAGGTATACTTTCTTTAACATATATCTTTTCGCTCGGGTATACTTTTGTTAGTCTTTCAGTTAATTTATTCATCAAAAGTATCCCACGTTAATGTGAGGTAGCAATAATCTGTAACAAAcgtttttttaatagaaagtaGATACCAATTGCTTAACAAACTGTTTATTGCATGTTATAACAAATTGCCCCTTTCGTACATCATTTGTCATATTCGGGACATTTTATACAATTCATTATTTACAGCACATTTAATAGACCATGCTTAAACTGATTTTAATTTCCATATGCAGCTTCACTACGAAGCATGGGTCAGATTTGTTGTCCTCAGTATCGTAGCTGTGTTTGTATACGCATTTTATGGGCAGTATAATGCAAATTATGCAAGCAATGATAACATTTATCTCCAGATAGCACCAGAAGCCGATGAAGCTCAATAACTGGTTTGTACATAGCAAAAATGAGCATTTGATGATACAAATTGTTGTAGTCGTATTTGATCCCCACAAGCGGGTGGTGTTGTATTAAGAGAATGTCCATGTGGACCACATCTATGTATTAGTTTTTTAAACAGTTAAATTATGTAATGTAAATTTGTAGCATTTCTTGTTGTAACATTCATCTACATTCATCTACATGGgattatttcaattttcaaatactATTTTCCTGGTTGTCATCAAATGGTTATGTGTAATAGCAAATGTTTCAATAATGCAACTTATATATCTCACCAAGTTTTAATGAAAATGGACGAGGTTTGTATTTTGTTTCCGAGAAGCTTACCCGTTTCTATATAATACACCTTTACCTCAAAAGAATGCTATGGATGGTCACTCTTGTTAGAACATGGATTGACAGTATCttaagttgaaacaaatgaggaaACGAAACACAAAAGAGTGCATATGTGTTGTTGCAATTAGGTTTCGCCATTACTTGTGGCTTCATTGTAATCTTTGTAAAAATTTGATACCTTTAGCTCATTTAAATCTATtaaaccttttgtttttgtagaCACTGAATCAAACAtctaaatatttttacatatttcAATCCATGTTGCCTAATATGTACAAGTGCAATGTTAATCTAACGTAAATATgtcaaaactttaaaaaaccaactaataatctcttttatatacaattaattttgaaaatgtcTTTTTGTTAGGAAAGAGGGGAGGGCACACTTGTTGACATGCGTGGGCTTCAAGTTTAATATAATCTTATAATCTTATATATACTAACATTATTTTTATACGCATGCATACGGATATATCAATCAATCTATACATCTATCGACTTGAATAATAAAAAAGGCATTGGAGTTAGTTCGTGAGGGAAATTGGCAGAGAGTTATTTCCGTGGGTGAGAGCAGGGACGGAGctagatatttttttatgagggagcaaattaattttttttctttcatatttataaaagtcatatctgagaatgttaaaaaaaatgagtccCTAAAAGAATTTTGGGTCCTGGCTCGAGAATAGAAAATGGTCCCTAAAAGAATTTTGTTTCATAACACCGGGTGTAAATCCTAAATTTTTAATActagattttttttcttcttttttttaataaataaagacaaCACGTGATAGACAacatcttattaaatgaaaaaaatacttaatcatAACCTGAGTTGACTAATAAATGTTTCAAATGATATTACCAGCTAATCTCACAAACATTAATGCAAGAAATCCaaaataaatatctttttttgtaAGAGttgtttgtataaatttttactacatgaatattataattattatttttacatgtttttgacacatataataatgatttgaaaacaaaataacattttaCATTATTAATGTATATCAATGCAGTGATGCACTACACATTTACACACTTAACTATACAAAGAAAATAGTTATCTTTAACATTTCTTCCTTTTTTCGGTTACTCAAGCTTTTTAGTCTCTTGATGGGGAGATCCATCTCAAAACTAATGTTTTGAATACTAATGACTTCTAAAGAATAAGTTTATGACAACGAAGgtaacatttgtatgtattttctataaatacatattacaaatataccatttaaattggaaaaaaattataaatatactatttaaattgaaaaaaaattacattgtaccaaaattagaGTGGGGGCAACTGCCCCCATTTTCCCCATTGTGGCGCCGTCTCTGGGTGAGAGGAGCCGCAAGAGGCAAAACAATTAAAGCTGCTGCTTGTTATTTCCGTGCTTGTTCGTCGACTACGAGCAACCGCAAAAGCCAACCATCTCATTTTGTTCGATCTTTTAATCctatttattattaatactacttttttattattagtagtatATACTATGcaattatcattatatttatttgattactgttagttttatttatattgttaggAGAATCATAGATTACTTAATTTTGtacttaatataaaaatttcatCATTGAATTCTTTTGTTGTACTATTATATAAGATTTGATATAATGATCttattttgttttacaatatacATTCTTACATAATAATCAATGTTGAgttctttattattataatagttTTATTCAATGCTATATCTAAAAAATTAACCATATTTAATAACAATTTTTACGACAATAGTAGTATCGTAGCAGTAGTACCACTAtttctatctatatttatatctatattatcatataaagcattttgttttttttttaaatctcaaaatatgatttgaactacctaaattacccttcttctttattcgttaatttaaatatctttacctaatatacctataatacccttaaatctcaaccacttatttttttctctctcctcaaatctcaaccactcatttttttttctcttcttcataaatcattttattcctctaatttattcaaaatattttatctcaaaaaccgtatatcgataaattataaaagttgtatgggtgttcttaaaatttcatgctctttcattagagatgtcattcgatatactttagatgaatttttaaatccgagtacggagcccgtacgactaagttATTTGGCTATCgtactttatgacttatcacctctatgacctatcaccctcaccatcttaccgccgcatTGGTAGCGGATGTACCAATCTCATTTGATATGTCACGACCCGCCGAAACAAACTTTAAGGGGCATTATTGTATAAACTGAAAATAATAAGGGGATGTTGTGTAACTTAGTAAATAGAGAATATTTTAGGGTTCGTGGATACATATGAGTAACTCCTCTCCATAATATTTGACAGCTTTCGATTCCGGCGGTTGACCAACGAGAATTCCGGCGGCCGTGAGTCTCACTGAAATCCGCTCAATTCTACTTTTCTGCTGACTTCAGTTCAGgtatgttattacataaatatatattagttgtgtgtatatacatacatacatattattcTATTTATTGCTGAATTATAATGTAtattatatgaaattttttttataaaatgaattgcAGATAAGTGAGAGATGGCTACGAAAGCTAACAAATCAAATGCTGTTGCTAAATCCAGTAGTAAGTTAAATTTGTTAATATTtgtactaatttttatatttattttttattttatataatatatatatgtatatatatatatatatatatcagttacATGTGGTAAAATATGTATCTATCATTTATTTTCTCTAGATtcatatgtttttatgtttgaaTTGTGAATGTGAATATGATAGTGATTAAGCCGAACATTATTTCGTTTAGTGCGTTCGATTATTTTGTATGCGTAATAGAAATTTGAGGTTGTTTTGTAGTTACGGTTAGCGTTATAACTTTAAATTAGGAGCATAAGTTATATATAATGGCAACCTAAGTAGTTTCGAATAGGTCACAATATAGGCAACATGACTATAAGTGCTCGTCTAGTCGTTGAAGTTGTTTATATGTAATTCTCTACTTAAACTATTTTATCACCGAAAATAATTTAGCAATGTATATGTGGAGGTGAGTTGGCATATTTTACTAGCGACTATTTCGGAAATAATTCGAAAGTATAACGAGTATTTTCAATAAAAACGTCTTTGTGTAATAGCTATTTTAGGAACAAATTGTGAGTTAGAAATGCCGCAGCATCCAGTTCTGCCGCTCAACTGGTAAACGGTTACAAAGTCGCGCCATAGGGACTCTTTTGGAACAAAATTTAATAGTTTAATGAGCAGGTTAGTATTTTGTTGTGAACGTTTTCTGTATCAGGACACATTTTCACCACAAGCCTTCTAATGCATGTGTTGTCTGATGTATATACTAAAATCTGTTAGTATGTGTGTGAAATTATATGGTACAGATTGATGACTGTCATTTCATTCTTACACATTATTCATTTACACAAAGTGTGTGTCCGGTTCTTAGTATAATTTCAGCATTATTAGATGCATACAATAAGTCAGTTGGCCTTGTTTGAGTATATGTATAAATCTATTAATTGAAGATTAATGCAAACTGGATGCTGTCTCTTAGTTTAATATATCTTCGAAAGTTGAAGCTAAGTCATCAATATGTTGTCAAGAGACAGCTGATAGATACACATCAGTACATTACTACTATAGAcactgttgtaaaactcggTCTACTAGGCTGAGTACCTGGGATTACTTGCCACTCGGTTAGTGGGTGAGGCAAGTTGAGCATACTTGTCCTAAATAATTGGTTTTGTCCAAAATTTGGTCGACACTTGGATTGCTTGGCTGATGACTCTGTTAAAACTCAGTCAAACATGgtcaaaaattggttttgagtATTTGAACAATTGTGTTAAATGTTTCTAAACATATTTCTAGGGTCCTTTGATCAGTTATGCTTATGCATAAACATATAATCTAAAACCACTTGTCTTTCATTCTTTCTAAACATATACTAAGGACgcttattatttgtatataattttacaatCCGAGTATGCGCTTCAAGGTCCTCGACTGGTCGATTACTGATTAGTGATCATTACAGCCTTGAGTATAGTATATCTCACTATTCGTTTGTACGAGTAATAGTATCTAGAtctgttatttatttatgatggaGTGTAATTGATCTAAAACTCACTTTTAGCTGTGTTTCTCTAGTAAGGATGTAACCATGCTGAAACAATACCAAGCCTGAGATTGACCTTCAAGCTGCAGCTCAATATAACTTTCATTGTCAAGCTCACTGCCCTATAGGGCTTGCATGATTCTTGATATCTGTATACACACTACAAAGAATAATAACGTGAAATGAGAGGCTAGTTATGGCTTTGAGCTTTACTTGAATAGAGTTATTGTTGAATAGTTTTTGAGTTGGGCCATAGGAGTTCGTAATGTGGTTTGACATGATTGCAGCCTACACACAATGATGTTTGAATGTTATATATAAGCGTATATGCGTATATTTGATTTCTATAAAAGATCTGTAAATAAAACTGTGACTGCAGAGGGAAGGAAGAAGGAGACTGGTCTGGGTCTTACTAATACTAAAGACGGAAATTTTGGGGAGTGGTATTCTGAGGTAATGGCGTGTCTATTTCTTCTTTCCACCTTTACCATTATTTCATATGCTGAGTTTTGTACTATGTTACattgttattataaaaaatttggaGGGTTGTATGTTTCAAGGTTGCATGCTAAAGATTTTGTTAATGTATCAACAATTTATGTACCAAAcaagtttatttataaatttaagagcttaagatgattaattttttttgctttgttGATGTAAAGAAATTACAGTTGGCCGACCTTTTCAATGATTACACACTTTCTAAACTTTCTAGAAATGAAGTCAGCTCTTGTCATATCATTCTCTAAATTATTATGTTTCTCTTCTATAGGTTGTTATAAATGGTGAAATGATTGAATACTATGAAATATCTGGCTGTTACATCCTTCGACCATGGACAATGGCCATTTGGGAGATAATGCAGGTAAGCTTGTCATTCTTACCTTAATCAAATGTTTGTTTTGATGCTTTTCTTGCCCTTTTTTTCCTCATTGTGTCACCTGGGtaaatatatttcattttttttgcaGAACTACTTCGATCcggaaataaagaaaatgaagattaAACCTTGCTACTTCCCCCTTTTTGTATCCAATAATGTTCTACAAAAGGAGAAGGATCATGTGGAGGGTTTTGCTCCTGAGGTATTAATTACATGTGGTTGTCATAGCTTTTGTCTGTCTGATATGTGCTGCTCTTTGTTATGTCGTATACTTATTAAACTTTTTGGAAAGTTCAGGTAGCTTGGGTCACAAGATCCGGTGACTCTGATTTGGAAGTTCCTATTGCCATCCGCCCAACTAGCGAAACTGTCATGTATCCATATTTTTCTAAGTGGATCAGGGGACATCGTGACTTGCccttaaaacttaatcaatggTGCAATGTTGTTCGATGGGAGTTCAGTAACCCTACTCCATTTATCAGGTGCTTTTTGGTGCATGGTCATCTATCTAGTTATTTTGCATGCCTAGTTGTAGCATCATATGATGTTTATTTCGTCAAATTGCTCATGCATTATGATCTAAATTTGAATTCGGTGCCATCAATGCTCTGTTTTCCACTATTTTAGGAGTCGCGAGTTTCTTTGGCAAGAAGGGCACACTGCTCATGCAACAAAGGAGGAGGCAGACATTGAGGTTGTAAACACTACTAATTTATTAATACATGTGAAAAGGTTGAACTAATGAACTATTAGTCTGATTGTGGCTAATGATGTGTTTTAGGTTCTTGAAATTCTAGAACTTTATAGGCGACTGTATGAGGAGTACCTGGCTGTACCTGTTGTGAAAGGAAAGAAGAGTGAACTTGAGAAATTTGCTGGTGGTCTGTATACAACCAGTGTTGAGGTACTTAATAAATACTACGAGTATCAGTTATGACTTAtgaaatgtaatttttttagtaGAGACTCATTTCTTGACGAATGGGGTGATTTGGATTTTGTATATGTCATCCCTATAAAGTtagaaaacaagaaaattgGGCCAAAATGGCTGAAAGTCTGCCCAAAGAGTTTAGGTTTAGTGCATGCAAGTTCTTAAAGTAGTTAATTTAAAAGATTTTGACTGTACTCCGTTATTGGCCACTGCAATCTGTTATGATTCGTTTTAACTCGTACTAGAAAAGGCTAGTATTGTTTATACTAGTAACTGTCATTTTGCCCCGACGTTAGTTAATGCTACAACATTTGTCACTATGAGTGCTTCCATGCTTGCAGGCCTTCATTCCAAATACAGGTCGTGGTGTACAGGGTGCAACATCCCATTGCTTAGGCCAGAATTTTGCTAAGATGTTTGAGATAAATTTCGAGGATGAAAAGGGAGAGAAGGCTATGGTCTGGCAGAATTCTTGGGCATACAGTACTAGAACGGTAACTGATTGGTTTTCATTAACCTTTGCTAATGCTGTTTAATTATATCTAAGTAGCTCTTATTAGAAACTGTATTTGTCTGCAGCTTGGGGTGATGGTAATGGTGCACGGTGATGATAAAGGCTTGGTCCTGCCTCCAAAAGTTTCAGCAGTACAAGTTATTGTGATTCACGTGCCTTTCAAAGATGCAGACGTCAAAGAAATAATGAACGCCTGTTCAGAGACTGTAAAAACTCTATGTGACATGGGTATACGTGCGGAAGCAGATCTCAGAGAGAATTATTCTCCTGGGTGGAAGTATTCTCACTGGGAAATGAAAGGTGTCCCCTTGAGGATTGAAATAGGACCTAAAGATCTTGCTAATAAACAGGTAAACAATGTGCATTCTTTAGAACTGCAAGTGTTTTATATAACACCTGACGTGTGTTTCTTTTTAGGTGCGCACTGTTCGTCGGGACAATGGAGCAAAGGTTGATGTTCCTATGGCGGAATTGGCTGATAAAGTGAAGGTTCTTTTGGAAGATATTCAGCAAAACATGTTCACCGTTGCTAAGCAAAAACGGGATGCATGTATTCAAGTTACAAAAACCTGGGACGAATTTATTGTAGCTTTGGGCCAAAAGAAGTTGATCTTGGCTCCATGGTGTGATGAAGAGGTAATACTTTGTACTATGTAATGGGTGATTTGGGTATTGTGTTGGAATGGGTTGTGGTCAAACCAGTGTTTTTAGTTTGGATTGGGCTAGAAACACTTTTTTATCCAAATAATGTATTTTCTGCCTCTTCACAATTAACCAGCATGTTTAATAAATTGACAACAGATGTATTATTTAATGTTGATCTTAATTAAATGGGATATTTAGTAGGTTTTATGAATCTAAAACACCAGAGTGAGTCTGTGATATGACTTGGATTCTTTGGGATCAAGGTtaatttggggggggggggggggggggggggggggggggggggaggggaaggtatgttatatgatgaataCACACAGGGCGTCAGGGATGCAATCATGCTATGTTTGACTTGATTTGTGTGTTCCTGAAAATTTTCATCTCTGTGAtattcaatcttcttttttcatatgtttttttatcgGTTTGTTTTATTCTACTGCCGATTCAGGTCGTACTAGCGAGTGAATTTCAACCTACTTTCTTTGAAGCTATGTTTTTCTGTTTCACCAACTAGAGCTACAACATAATCCTATTGACCCATTCattagtaaatgggtcaaatttttTTCTCTATAAGTCTGCGTTCGTTATATACCCTACTATAGTTCGTTCATTTGTGCTTTTGGTTAAGATATGATTATTAATTTCTATGGGAATTTAATGATACTTCAGGAAGTTGAGAAGCAAGTGAAAGCCAAGACAAAAGAAGAGTCGGGAGCTTGTAAGACGCTTTGCTCTCCGTTTGATCAGCCTGAAATGCCTGAAGGTATTCTTAGAGGCTAACTATAGAAAAGACATACCATACTAGTTATTCCTTTAGGCATATGTTCATTTTGTAACTGATTTGAAATCAATCTGTTTCTCTTTGTGACAGGCACATTATGCTTTGCGTCAGGAAAACCTGCTAAGAAATGGACTTACTGGGGACGAAGTTATTAA
Coding sequences within:
- the LOC122592870 gene encoding proline--tRNA ligase, cytoplasmic-like; amino-acid sequence: MATKANKSNAVAKSSKGRKKETGLGLTNTKDGNFGEWYSEVVINGEMIEYYEISGCYILRPWTMAIWEIMQNYFDPEIKKMKIKPCYFPLFVSNNVLQKEKDHVEGFAPEVAWVTRSGDSDLEVPIAIRPTSETVMYPYFSKWIRGHRDLPLKLNQWCNVVRWEFSNPTPFIRSREFLWQEGHTAHATKEEADIEVLEILELYRRLYEEYLAVPVVKGKKSELEKFAGGLYTTSVEAFIPNTGRGVQGATSHCLGQNFAKMFEINFEDEKGEKAMVWQNSWAYSTRTLGVMVMVHGDDKGLVLPPKVSAVQVIVIHVPFKDADVKEIMNACSETVKTLCDMGIRAEADLRENYSPGWKYSHWEMKGVPLRIEIGPKDLANKQVRTVRRDNGAKVDVPMAELADKVKVLLEDIQQNMFTVAKQKRDACIQVTKTWDEFIVALGQKKLILAPWCDEEEVEKQVKAKTKEESGACKTLCSPFDQPEMPEGTLCFASGKPAKKWTYWGRSY